The segment taatatttgtaaaatacaaACCAAAatgctattatttatattttgcaaaaatttttggaagtaaacaaggccttgatatgGAGTCAAGAGCAGCCCGTCCACTCGTGTTGCGAGACCGGTGACCTCATACAGTCATAGGCTTCCTCATCTACGCGGAGACCTTTGGTCGTGCCCTCATGCTCATAGTGCTCGCCCCTATCATTGCCTCATTGCTCATTTGGTCTACTCAGCGCAGGGAGCTTTTTTCCTTGATTTCCTTTTACGGCGGCTTGTCCATCTTTTCCAGGTGCAGCCATCTCTCCAACTCCAAGCCTTAGGTTTTGTCCAGGTTAGTCTTTTAAACATTGCTATCTGACTATCCGAGTGTTTTAGCATCTTGAATAAAGGTACTGTACTGGCCGTGCTTGAAAAATTGCTATCCGAGGCGTCTTGAATAAAGGTACTTGCTGTGCTTGAAAAATGATTTTGGACCTTCAAGCGGTACTTCATGTCTGTGACTGTCCATGCTTTGAAGTATGTACACTCTTCAGATCCAAAAATTAGTCGGCTCGTACTCTAAAGAGAGTAAGATTTAGTTGGCTCTGATTGTATAGGCCTGCTAGTTTCTTTCAGCACCGTTCTTTTCTTTCTAGATCAAAGCACCAAATTATTCAATGCGTACAAACACATTTCAGATTCATGCCAAATTTAGTGCAGCAGAGTACCGCACTTCAAAATTTCCCCTTAATTAGGTGTCCATTTAATTACCAGATGACGGATTTGTTTTCTCAGCGATACTTGAGAGGTGTCTACTTGGAGCTTAGTACATATACAACTGAAGTCGCGTAGCTTCATGTTGGGGTATTTGTACACACAAAAGATGGTAGTGATTTTATAGAGGAGATGCAATTCCTAGCCTTTATACTCTTCGTGTAACTATTTATCGGGACGAGTGCAATAGACCTAACAATTTGTCTTTGTGTACGATCGAGTATTTTGACACAACTTATTTCGTACTCTATTATACAGATTCTTGGATTGGTTACAGAAGTTTCATGACTTACTGAAGGCATCCCTGCACACTGGGGAAGACAAACAGATGTTTGTTATCATGTGAAACTGCTTTTGCAGTCAGGATTTTGCTTAAAAAGAAATGGACATTGAGTTTAGCAGCTGTGATATGCTGGAGAGCATGTTACAATATGGAAGTTCAGGACCACGCAATCTATCCCTAGAGTATTTGAGAAACATCACAAACAACTTCTCTGATGAGCGGCTACTTGGTGAAGGTGGTTTTGGCACCGTATATAAGGTGAGATTAAATCACATATTTAGAACCTGTCAAATATATGTCACCAAGATTATTCAGAAACTCATGCCTCTCTTAATACGAGAGTTTAAACAGGGAGTACTACCAAATGGTGAATCGATGGCTGTGAAGAAACTTAATTCGTCAATGCCTGGAGTCAAGGATAAACAATTTGAGAATGAAGCATACCATCTTATGAGGCTTAAACACCCAAATATAGTGCTACTTGTAGGCTGGTGTTCTGAAACAGAGGATATATATGTTGAATACAATGGAAAATACATTTGTGCTGAGAAGTCAGAAAGGTTGCTTTGCTTGGAGTACATGCCTAAAGGAAACCTTCGTGGGTATCTTTCAGGTATAACAATAACAATTCAATTAAATATGGGCGTATCTTGTTCATTCTACTACTTGAGACTCTAGTCTATGTGGTTTCAGTATGCCCAGTTATCAATCATATAACACCTTCAGAATGCTTTCTTACAATTGCAGATGAATCTTCTGGACTTACTTGGGAGACACGGTACAAAATAATCGAGGGTATTTGTTATGGTTTACATTATCTCCATGAAGAAAGGCAACTTAATGCCCCCATTATTCACATGGATCTGAAACCTGCAAACATATTGCTCGACAACAATATGGTGCCTAAAATTGCGGATTTTGGCATGTCGAGACTCTTCAGTGAGGAGAAAACTTGGACTTGCACAATAAGTCGTGATGGAACATTGTGAGTCAAATGGCTTTTGATACTTGATAGATCGTTGTTTTGGAGATTGCTAAAATGAATTTTCTTTACAGTTGTCTTAAGGCTTCAAAGTTAACGCACCCATGTTGCAATGCAGGGGTTACATGGCACCAGAATACATTAACAGGGGTTTGATCTCAACAAAGTCAGACATATTCAGTTTGGGTGTAATAATCATAGAGATAGTGACGGGACAGAGGGACTATCCAGATGAGAGTGAGACCGGAATATCTTCCCAAGAATTTACTGAGCTTGTAAGAAAATTAATTTCAGCTTCCAAGGCAGAAACAATTTCTTTAGAGAGATGAGATGATGCTACTTTTTTCCCCCCTTTGTAGtaattctatattttttttgtgattttGCAGGTACTAAAGAATTGGAGAGATAGGCTACAAAAATCACTGAGATATACATCACTAGAAATAGATTACCAgcaaataaaaagatgcattgaGATAGGTCTGGACTGCTTGAAACTTGATCGGTGGAGAAGACCAACAATAAGCCAAGTTATCAAGATGCTTCACGGAACAGAATGCGTAGATTTCAGCGGCAGAAAAGAGGTTATGTCACTGACAAACGAGGATTCATGTTCTATACTTCACCAAGATATCAGGCTGGGGCAGTCGTCCGACAACTGCACTGACACTTCAAGCACGACCACGGAATTCATGTTCTATACCTCACCAAATGGGAGATCGAGCAGGAAGAAGATCCGGTCATGGACCCGTGGGGCGCTCCTTGGTAGTGGCTCGTTTGGTATGGTCTATGAGGCCATCACTGAGTAAGTGCTCTAAAGACAAAAATTCAGTTGCTCTTCTGTGCTGTTGACTTGTTTCGAGTCATCAACTTAACATGCTACGCCTGTCCATAGGTTAACAAAGGTACAGCTAGAAGCCTCGGTTAAGCTCATTCTGATTTCACTTCCACTATTAGGTCAAAATTGGGTATGCCTACCAACCAAACAACATTTTTTTTCCTAATACCGGTCATGTTTTGGCTTGGCCACCATCCAAACATGTTTTATTTCTCCCTCCATAtcggatttagaagtcgttttggacaaagtttgggtcaaacattgggaatataaatgaTCAATaccttttaaattgttgagtttgcaaatgtgaaaattatatgaatagatttgtcttaaaaatactttcacaaaagtatacatatatcatttttttctagatacttttataaaaataagaggtcaaagttgtgttttggagaccatgtcgctgtcctaaacgacttctaaatccgatacggagggagtatgaccAAACTTTTGTCATGCCCTTATTTGGTTATGACCAAATTTTGGCTTGGCCAAGTAGATCATACATCCAAACACACCCTTACAGAACCAATTCTGTAGTTAATCAGAGCCTACATGCTGGCTCCATTTATGTATTTAAGATGATACAGGCACTAGGGCTGAGTTTTAACCTGTCATCAACCTGATTGCAGATTGCCTTCCAGGGCGAAAAGCTGAGTTGTTGAACCAGGCTGGTCGAAAAACTCTAGTGCAATTTGTTCTCAGTTCTGGTGATCTATCTAGCAATGGCAGTCTATCTCCAACCATGTGCCGTTAAAGAAATTGATAAAATTCGTAGATTTCTTTAGAGATGAAGAAAATAAATTAATGGTGATCATTGCCTAGTGCCTAGGGTTAATACTTGTCACCCAATCAAAATTGTGGGCCTTGGCCTTTTTTATCTGCAAGCGGTCGCCGGGGGGGTGGGGAAGGGGGGTTGTAACTTGTAGGGTATGCGCTGGTTCCAGTTAAAGAAAACAGAACCTGACCAACATTGCTCCTCTTTCCCGGTTCAAGTTCATTCCTGTGTCAGTTTTTTCTTCTCTATGGCAGCCTGTAttgaggttggccatggcgcccAATCTGCCCATACTCTTTTCTGGATGGATATTTGGATTCATGGACATAAAATTGAGACCCTTGCCCCACGTCTCTTTGCTTTGGTGCCCAACAGAAGAGCGAATAAGCGTACAGTATTGGAGGTCCTTTCTGATAACACTTGGATTGGTGACCTGCATGGTGCACTTCTGTTGGGGTTCTTGCAGAATTAAGAAATCTTTGGGACATTCTTTCttaagttattttgtagccagaGTCAAAAGATATGCACATATGGCAGCTTACTGCTTCCGTGATGACACTGCAAAGTCAGCATATGAAGGTTTCTTTGAAGGAGCCATTTTATTCGGTCCATGGAAGCATATTTGTAGAACGTGGGCTCCTAACAGTGCTATTTTTTCATGTGGTTGGCCGTGCACAGTAAGTGTTGGATTGCAGGTTGTCTTGTTTGGTTGAGTATATACTATATAGCATCACCAGAAATATTTGTTATGTGACCAGGAAGAGAAAACCATCAATCGCCTACTGGTTTCTTGTGTCTTCTCTAGGCAATTCTGGTATGAACTCCTACAGAAATTTGGACTGCAGAACCTTGCTCCCAGTCGGCTGAGTCATCCTTTGAAGTTGTGGCGCTGATCTATTAGATTGTTGTTGGTCAAGATAGGCATGGTGTCAATCCATTAATTATTCTTGGAGCCTGGTCGCTTTGGACTCATCGGAATCTTTGTCTTTGATGGTGCTTCGCCTAACCTGCAAGGTATCCTAGCTTCAGTCTTCGAGGAAGCAAAGCTATGGGGTTTACCAGGTGCCATGGGCTTCACCTTGTTGATTGATTGGATACTGGGTTTGCCTAATTGTTTAGCCCCTTGGTTGTTCATCCCTTGTTTGTGTTTTTCCCCTAAGAGGCTAAGAGTGTGAGTGTGTGTGGGCTTGTTGTGGCCATGTGTCTGGGTGTGTTGAGGTGGTTGTTTGTTTCTTTGTTATTTGGGGTTTCTCTTAcccctttttcttcttaatataaaagatatgTGGCTCTTCTGCATGTTCGAGAAATAAAGTAAGACCTAATACTCCCTCCGCCCGGAAAATAATGCAGTTCTATCACATTATCAAGTTAAAGTATCAAGTTTGGCCAATTTTATATAAAAGTATAACATGGATTTTATTAAATTTAGAACTCAGGTTAGTCTTTTTTCCCCTCCGGTTTGTGTTTTTGGTCATACTAACTTGGATATTCAGTTTCAAGAACAATATACCCAAATTTGTTGCCCTGGATGAAGCCATACAAACATCTGTTCTTTACTTTTTCTGCCATGTGCAATATGGATGATTGCTTTCACTATTTAGTCTGCTCTAGTATTTTCCTATCACCTTACTTTCTGTTTCTGCATTATATTTTCAGTGAGGGTGTCTTCTTTGCTGTCAAAGAAGTAAGCTTATTTGAAGGGATCCACGCGAAGCTATGTATCTTTCAGCTTGAGCAGGTTTGTTTCATTATATTGTTGTCTTGATAATTGTGAGCTGTAATCTATTATTGTAAGTTTCCCAGGTTATGTCTGTGGGCTTCTACTACTGTCTTCTAAGGCTTGACCCCTTTGGCCTGTGTGTTGTTTGTTAGTTAATCCTAATTGCTATGTATCTTACTTTATGCATTAGTAGTTGCATTGCCTTGGCATCCAAGTTAGGAGCAGGCATCTTTACCTTTTGCTTTAGCATATTCTGGAGTTAGTGGCTGACCACATTGCTATATAAGTGGCAGACCCCCTCCCTCTGAAGTGTGAGTCTGTAATCCTCTTTGCAATTCAATCCAAGCGGC is part of the Sorghum bicolor cultivar BTx623 chromosome 10, Sorghum_bicolor_NCBIv3, whole genome shotgun sequence genome and harbors:
- the LOC110431018 gene encoding cysteine-rich receptor-like protein kinase 25 produces the protein MDIEFSSCDMLESMLQYGSSGPRNLSLEYLRNITNNFSDERLLGEGGFGTVYKGVLPNGESMAVKKLNSSMPGVKDKQFENEAYHLMRLKHPNIVLLVGWCSETEDIYVEYNGKYICAEKSERLLCLEYMPKGNLRGYLSDESSGLTWETRYKIIEGICYGLHYLHEERQLNAPIIHMDLKPANILLDNNMVPKIADFGMSRLFSEEKTWTCTISRDGTLGYMAPEYINRGLISTKSDIFSLGVIIIEIVTGQRDYPDESETGISSQEFTELVLKNWRDRLQKSLRYTSLEIDYQQIKRCIEIGLDCLKLDRWRRPTISQVIKMLHGTECVDFSGRKEVMSLTNEDSCSILHQDIRLGQSSDNCTDTSSTTTEFMFYTSPNGRSSRKKIRSWTRGALLGSGSFGMVYEAITDEGVFFAVKEVSLFEGIHAKLCIFQLEQEIELLSQFEHENIVQYYGTDKEDSKLYVFLELMTQGSLASLSQKYHLQDNHVSTYTRQILNGLTYLHERNIVHRDIKCANILVHANGSVKLADFGLAKELSKFSAAKSCKGTVYWMAPEVVNPKKTYGPAADIWSLGCTVLEMLTRQVPYPDMEWTQALFRIGKGEAPSIPSALSKDARDFISQCVKSNPEDRPSASELLKHPFLINRSMRSPI